Proteins encoded within one genomic window of Pigmentiphaga sp. H8:
- a CDS encoding HlyD family efflux transporter periplasmic adaptor subunit yields MKKVLAGGVLVAVVLAGAAWYVLRPAPAQDGLTLYGNVDIRQVALAFDGSDRVARMRVEEGDRVKAGDVLAELDGRSLRLQQAQARARIAVQEQALLRLRNGTRPEEVAQAQAQVASAQAEAELAEQQLARLRGIAANTGGRGVSQQDLDNAASRLRVARAQWDNRSKGLQLARVGPRKEDIAQAEAQLEVSRAELALIAYRLEQTELKAPTDAVVRARLLEPGDMASPQRPAYTLAITDPKWVRVYVSEPQLGHVRPGMAAEVVTDSQPDQPIAGRIGYISSVAEFTPRNVQTEELRTSLVYEMRVLVDDPQDRLRLGMPATVRIAQDRRGEGAPGR; encoded by the coding sequence ATGAAGAAGGTGCTGGCAGGAGGCGTACTGGTGGCGGTAGTGCTGGCGGGGGCGGCATGGTATGTCCTTCGTCCGGCCCCCGCCCAGGATGGCCTGACGCTATACGGCAACGTCGATATCCGGCAGGTGGCGCTGGCATTCGACGGCAGCGACCGGGTGGCCCGGATGCGGGTCGAGGAAGGCGACCGGGTCAAGGCCGGCGATGTCCTGGCGGAACTGGACGGCCGTTCGCTGCGTTTGCAGCAAGCCCAGGCGCGCGCCCGTATCGCCGTGCAGGAGCAAGCGCTGCTGCGGCTGCGCAACGGTACCCGGCCCGAGGAAGTGGCCCAGGCACAGGCCCAGGTGGCGTCGGCCCAGGCGGAGGCCGAGCTGGCGGAGCAGCAGCTCGCGCGGCTTCGCGGCATCGCCGCGAACACCGGGGGACGCGGGGTCAGTCAGCAGGACCTGGACAATGCCGCGTCGCGCCTGCGGGTGGCGCGGGCGCAATGGGACAACCGCAGCAAGGGGCTGCAACTGGCGCGCGTCGGACCGCGCAAGGAAGACATCGCGCAGGCCGAGGCGCAACTGGAGGTCTCGCGGGCCGAACTGGCGCTGATCGCCTATCGCCTGGAACAGACCGAGCTGAAGGCGCCGACCGACGCCGTCGTGCGCGCCCGGCTGCTCGAGCCAGGCGACATGGCCTCGCCCCAGCGTCCCGCCTACACGTTGGCGATCACCGATCCCAAGTGGGTGCGCGTCTATGTGTCGGAGCCGCAACTGGGGCACGTCAGGCCCGGCATGGCGGCCGAGGTCGTGACCGACAGCCAGCCCGACCAGCCCATTGCCGGCCGCATCGGCTACATCTCGTCGGTGGCCGAATTCACGCCCAGGAACGTGCAGACCGAGGAACTGCGGACCAGCCTGGTCTACGAGATGCGTGTGCTGGTGGACGACCCGCAGGACCGGCTGCGGCTGGGCATGCCGGCCACCGTTCGCATCGCGCAGGATCGGCGGGGCGAGGGAGCGCCCGGGCGATGA
- a CDS encoding TetR/AcrR family transcriptional regulator, with translation MDGEATRARILETAGQLFAERGYADTTSKAICERAQCNMAAVNYHFGSRDGLYLALLKEVHRHLVSLDYLARLAHSAQPPRHKLEVFLDGLTASLLNADSWHIRLWAREVLAPSPHLNGIIEAEALPKFGLISAIIAEITGIPAGDPALTRCVLSVMAPCMVLLIIHRDMNSPIQALFQQPAADLAAHLKTYALAGLDAIVAARPPRRSARKAR, from the coding sequence ATGGATGGCGAGGCCACCCGCGCCCGCATCCTGGAGACAGCCGGACAACTGTTCGCCGAGCGGGGCTACGCGGATACCACCAGCAAGGCCATCTGCGAACGGGCGCAATGCAACATGGCCGCGGTCAACTACCACTTCGGCAGCCGCGACGGCCTCTACCTGGCATTATTGAAGGAAGTCCACAGGCATCTGGTCAGCCTGGACTATCTGGCGCGCCTGGCGCACAGCGCCCAGCCCCCGCGGCACAAGCTGGAAGTGTTCCTGGATGGCCTGACCGCCAGCCTGCTCAATGCCGACAGCTGGCACATCCGCCTGTGGGCGCGCGAGGTGCTGGCGCCCTCGCCCCACCTGAACGGCATCATCGAGGCCGAGGCCCTGCCGAAGTTCGGGCTCATCAGCGCCATCATCGCCGAGATCACCGGCATCCCCGCCGGGGACCCGGCGCTGACCCGCTGCGTGCTGAGCGTCATGGCGCCGTGCATGGTGCTGCTGATCATCCACCGCGACATGAACAGCCCCATCCAGGCGCTGTTCCAGCAACCGGCCGCGGACCTGGCCGCGCACCTGAAGACCTATGCGCTGGCGGGGCTGGACGCCATCGTCGCCGCACGCCCCCCGCGCCGGTCCGCGCGCAAGGCGCGCTAG
- a CDS encoding DEAD/DEAH box helicase, producing the protein MTIARHPVDALHSFHPAVAAWFRQAFGSATEAQRRAWPHIRAGRSTLVAAPTGSGKTLTAFLAAIDDLVRMGVDAGGVLPDATMVVYVSPLKALSNDIRINLQAPLEGIAAELERLGLPDPGIRTAVRTGDTEAQARQAMRKRPPHILVTTPESLYVLLGSDSGRRMLADVRSVIVDEIHALAGNKRGSHLALTLERLDALCGGRPVRIGLSATQKPLSAVARFLAGPAHADACEIVDIGHSRRRDLDLELPPVPLEAVMATDVWDRVYDRMAELVSQHRTTLVFVNTRRMAERAARHLAERLGEEAVAAHHGSLAKEHRLDAEQRLKRGDLRVLIATASLELGIDIGDVDLVCQVGSPRTISAFLQRVGRSGHHVGGIPKGRLFPTSRDELIECAALLDCVRRDELDALHVPVAPLDVLAQQLVAEVASQEWSEEALYALVRRAAPYADLERPAFDAVLRMLAEGYTGRQGVRAAYLHRDLVAGALRGRRGSKLTAITSGGTIPDNADYTVLLEPQGLMVGTVNEDFAVESLAGDVFQLGNTSYRILRVEAGRVRVEDAHGAAPSIPFWLGEAPGRSDELSAGVSRLRARVEQLLARPGQAAPDVEGAIQALMDEIGLNASAARQIVEYLARAKATLGRLPTHGTLVMERFFDESGGMQLVVHSPFGSRLNRAWGLALRKRFCRSFNFELQAAATEDAIVLSLSTSHSFPLDEVWRYLRSNTAEHLLVQALLDAPLFNVRWRWNATTALALPRYVGGRKVAPQLQRMKSDDLLAAVFPDQAACLENVVGEREIPDHPLVAQTIGDCLHEAMDAEGWLALLRRIEKQEVELVARDLPTPSPLAMEILSARPYAFLDDAPLEERRTQAVMARRWTDPESADDMGALDAGAIDAVAAEAWPDVRGTDEMQEALASLACVTEAEAAANDGWRGWLDTLAREGRATRLCVQPDAALWVPVERLACVRALYPGARAEPDIALPAGCDEPWEAEAALVEVVRARLTGFGPLALPRIAADLLLPETDVAVALARLEAEGYVMRGRFHPQARQEEWCERHLLARIHRYTIKRLRREIEPVERQDFMRFLLEWQHVAPDARLHGPGSLPQVIDQLEGYEAAAGAWESDLLPARLEAYSPGWLDELSQAGKAVWMRLAGQGKSAAGPVRATPMVLLPRRHLGPWQALVPPDHQAELSPRAQRVRDALASHGAMFFDELLGDTRLLPNELETALGELVAAGAANADSYAGLRALLVPASQRTAHQRRRSRHGTALNQMDQAGRWALLRRPAATDPVPPGKRPRTDPQVLEHIAQVLLRRYGVVFWRLLEREARWLPPWRELLPVLHRLEARGDVRGGRFVAGLAGEQFALPEAIPLLRGIRRREPDGELACVCAADPLNLAGVLLPGEKIPALAGNRILYRDGLPVAAAVAGDIRYLIEAAPDERERLRTALVARR; encoded by the coding sequence ATGACCATCGCCCGCCATCCCGTCGACGCGCTGCACAGCTTCCATCCGGCCGTGGCCGCCTGGTTCCGCCAGGCGTTCGGCTCGGCAACCGAGGCCCAGCGCCGCGCCTGGCCGCACATCCGTGCCGGCCGCTCGACGCTCGTGGCCGCCCCCACCGGTTCGGGCAAGACGCTGACGGCCTTCCTGGCCGCCATCGACGATCTGGTACGGATGGGCGTGGACGCCGGCGGCGTGCTGCCGGACGCCACCATGGTGGTCTACGTCTCGCCGCTGAAGGCACTGTCCAACGACATCCGCATCAATCTGCAGGCGCCGCTCGAAGGCATCGCCGCGGAACTGGAACGCCTGGGCCTGCCCGACCCCGGTATCCGCACCGCCGTGCGCACCGGCGACACCGAGGCCCAGGCCAGGCAGGCGATGCGCAAGCGGCCGCCTCACATCCTGGTAACCACGCCCGAGTCGCTGTATGTGCTGCTGGGCTCGGACAGCGGGCGCCGCATGCTGGCCGACGTGCGCAGCGTGATCGTGGACGAGATCCATGCCCTGGCGGGCAACAAGCGGGGCAGCCACCTGGCCCTCACGCTGGAGCGGCTGGATGCGCTGTGCGGCGGCCGGCCCGTCCGCATCGGGCTCTCGGCCACGCAGAAGCCGCTGTCGGCCGTGGCGCGCTTCCTGGCCGGCCCGGCGCACGCGGACGCCTGCGAGATCGTCGACATCGGCCACTCTCGGCGCCGCGACCTGGACCTAGAGCTGCCTCCCGTGCCGCTGGAAGCCGTCATGGCCACCGACGTCTGGGACCGGGTGTACGACCGCATGGCCGAGCTGGTGTCGCAGCACCGCACCACACTGGTCTTCGTCAACACCCGCCGCATGGCCGAGCGGGCCGCCCGCCACCTGGCCGAACGCCTGGGCGAGGAAGCGGTGGCCGCCCACCACGGCAGCCTGGCCAAGGAACACCGGCTCGATGCCGAGCAGCGACTCAAGCGCGGAGACCTGCGGGTGCTGATCGCCACCGCCTCGCTCGAACTGGGCATAGACATCGGCGACGTGGACCTGGTCTGCCAGGTCGGCTCGCCGCGCACGATCTCCGCCTTCCTGCAACGGGTGGGCCGCTCGGGCCACCACGTGGGGGGGATCCCCAAGGGCCGGCTGTTCCCCACCTCGCGCGACGAGCTGATCGAATGCGCGGCGCTGCTGGACTGCGTGCGACGCGACGAACTGGACGCCCTGCACGTACCGGTCGCGCCGCTGGACGTGCTGGCCCAGCAACTGGTGGCCGAAGTCGCCAGCCAGGAGTGGAGCGAGGAAGCGCTGTATGCGCTGGTACGGCGCGCGGCGCCCTATGCGGACCTGGAACGCCCGGCGTTCGACGCCGTGCTGCGCATGCTGGCCGAGGGCTATACCGGCCGCCAGGGCGTGCGCGCGGCCTATCTGCACCGCGACCTGGTGGCGGGCGCCCTGCGCGGACGGCGCGGCAGCAAGCTGACCGCGATCACCTCGGGTGGCACCATTCCCGACAACGCCGACTACACGGTGCTGCTGGAGCCCCAGGGGCTGATGGTCGGCACGGTCAACGAAGACTTCGCGGTCGAAAGCCTGGCCGGCGACGTCTTCCAGCTGGGCAATACGTCCTACCGCATCCTGCGCGTGGAAGCCGGCCGCGTCCGTGTCGAGGACGCGCACGGCGCCGCCCCCAGCATTCCGTTCTGGCTGGGCGAGGCGCCCGGCCGCAGCGACGAACTGTCGGCCGGCGTCTCGCGCCTGCGCGCCCGGGTCGAACAACTGCTGGCGCGCCCGGGGCAAGCGGCACCCGACGTCGAGGGCGCGATCCAGGCACTGATGGACGAGATCGGCCTGAACGCATCGGCGGCGCGCCAGATCGTCGAGTACCTGGCGCGCGCGAAGGCGACGCTGGGCCGGCTGCCTACCCACGGCACCCTGGTCATGGAACGCTTCTTCGACGAATCGGGCGGCATGCAACTGGTCGTGCATTCCCCCTTCGGCAGCCGGCTCAACCGCGCCTGGGGCCTGGCCCTGCGCAAGCGCTTCTGCCGCAGCTTCAACTTCGAACTGCAGGCCGCGGCCACCGAGGACGCCATCGTGCTGTCGCTGTCCACCAGCCACAGCTTCCCGCTGGACGAAGTCTGGCGCTACCTGCGTTCCAACACCGCCGAGCACCTGCTGGTGCAGGCGCTGCTGGACGCACCGCTGTTCAACGTGCGCTGGCGCTGGAACGCCACCACCGCGCTGGCGCTGCCGCGCTACGTCGGCGGCCGCAAGGTCGCGCCGCAGTTGCAGCGCATGAAAAGCGACGACCTGCTGGCCGCGGTCTTTCCCGACCAGGCCGCCTGCCTCGAGAACGTGGTCGGGGAACGCGAGATCCCCGACCACCCGCTGGTCGCGCAGACCATCGGCGACTGCCTGCACGAGGCGATGGACGCCGAAGGCTGGCTCGCGCTGCTGCGCCGGATCGAGAAACAGGAGGTCGAACTGGTGGCGCGCGACCTGCCTACCCCGTCGCCGCTGGCCATGGAGATCCTGAGCGCGCGGCCCTACGCCTTCCTGGACGACGCGCCGCTGGAGGAACGCCGCACCCAGGCCGTGATGGCGCGCCGCTGGACCGATCCGGAATCGGCGGACGACATGGGCGCCCTGGACGCCGGCGCCATCGACGCGGTGGCCGCCGAGGCCTGGCCCGACGTGCGCGGCACCGACGAAATGCAGGAAGCCCTGGCCAGCCTGGCCTGCGTGACCGAGGCCGAGGCGGCGGCCAACGACGGCTGGCGCGGCTGGCTGGACACGCTGGCCCGGGAAGGCCGGGCGACGCGGCTGTGCGTGCAACCGGACGCCGCCCTGTGGGTGCCGGTCGAGCGCCTGGCCTGCGTGCGCGCGCTTTACCCCGGCGCCCGCGCCGAACCGGACATCGCCCTGCCCGCCGGCTGCGACGAGCCGTGGGAGGCCGAGGCCGCGTTGGTCGAGGTCGTACGCGCGCGGCTGACCGGCTTCGGCCCGCTCGCCCTCCCGCGCATCGCCGCGGACCTCCTGCTGCCCGAGACCGACGTGGCCGTGGCCCTTGCCCGGCTGGAAGCCGAAGGCTATGTCATGCGCGGCCGCTTCCATCCGCAGGCGCGGCAGGAAGAATGGTGCGAACGGCACCTGCTGGCCCGCATCCACCGCTACACCATCAAGCGCCTGCGGCGCGAGATCGAACCGGTCGAACGGCAGGACTTCATGCGCTTCCTGCTGGAATGGCAGCACGTCGCGCCGGATGCCCGGCTGCACGGACCCGGTTCGCTGCCGCAAGTCATCGACCAGCTGGAAGGCTACGAGGCTGCCGCAGGCGCCTGGGAATCGGACCTCCTGCCGGCGCGGCTGGAAGCCTATTCCCCCGGTTGGCTGGACGAGCTGAGCCAGGCCGGCAAGGCGGTCTGGATGCGCCTGGCGGGCCAGGGCAAGTCCGCGGCCGGCCCGGTGCGCGCCACACCCATGGTCCTGCTGCCCCGGCGCCACCTTGGTCCCTGGCAGGCACTGGTGCCGCCGGACCACCAGGCCGAGCTGTCGCCGCGCGCGCAGCGGGTGCGCGACGCGCTGGCCAGCCATGGCGCGATGTTCTTCGACGAACTGCTGGGCGATACCCGCCTGCTGCCCAATGAACTGGAAACGGCGCTGGGCGAACTGGTCGCGGCGGGAGCCGCGAACGCCGACAGCTACGCCGGCCTGCGCGCGCTGCTGGTCCCCGCGTCCCAGCGCACCGCCCACCAGCGGCGGCGTTCGCGCCACGGTACGGCCCTGAACCAGATGGACCAGGCCGGGCGCTGGGCATTGCTGCGCCGGCCCGCCGCCACCGACCCCGTCCCACCGGGCAAGCGTCCTCGCACGGACCCGCAGGTCCTGGAACACATCGCCCAGGTCCTGCTGCGCCGCTACGGCGTCGTGTTCTGGCGCCTGCTGGAACGGGAAGCGCGGTGGCTGCCGCCCTGGCGCGAACTGCTGCCCGTGCTCCATCGCCTGGAGGCCCGCGGCGACGTGCGGGGCGGCCGCTTCGTGGCCGGCCTGGCCGGCGAACAGTTCGCGCTGCCCGAGGCCATCCCGCTGCTGCGCGGCATCCGTCGGCGCGAGCCGGACGGCGAACTGGCCTGCGTCTGCGCCGCCGATCCGCTGAACCTGGCGGGCGTGCTGCTGCCCGGCGAAAAAATTCCCGCGCTGGCCGGCAATCGCATTCTGTACCGAGACGGACTGCCCGTGGCCGCCGCCGTCGCGGGCGACATCCGCTACCTGATCGAGGCCGCGCCCGACGAACGCGAGCGGCTGCGCACGGCGCTGGTGGCGCGGCGCTGA
- a CDS encoding tripartite tricarboxylate transporter substrate binding protein, translating to MKGVLFPSRLALALTLALAAVTAHGQAGKAEGDYPSRLVRIVVPYTPGTSPDTLSRLLSEKLAARLGQNVVVENKPGAAAAIGTAYVAKAAPDGYTIMMSLNTHVITPASRKTPYDPVKDFAPIGQIASGQMLVLTNPSTPAKTFPEFVAYLKKAGDNASYSSPGPGSTTHLYSLVLQDMLGTKMRHIPANGMGVAAMDVMQNSSTMLISTVEASRANVASGKLKPMAQTGKVRSQLVPDVPTVAESGYPDYDLSIWVGMYAPAGTPKAIVQRLHDEVGAIMGAPQMRKELLEKGYDVVLTSPEEFAELNRKEFARWKDVVARHGLQGE from the coding sequence ATGAAAGGCGTCCTTTTCCCCTCGCGGCTCGCGCTCGCCTTGACGCTGGCGCTGGCGGCCGTGACGGCTCACGGGCAGGCGGGCAAGGCGGAGGGCGACTATCCCTCCCGGCTCGTCAGGATCGTCGTCCCGTATACGCCGGGCACGAGTCCCGACACCCTGTCCCGCCTGCTGTCCGAGAAGCTGGCGGCGCGGCTGGGCCAGAACGTGGTGGTCGAGAACAAGCCCGGGGCGGCCGCGGCCATCGGCACGGCCTATGTGGCCAAGGCCGCGCCCGACGGCTACACGATCATGATGTCCCTGAATACGCACGTCATCACGCCCGCTTCGCGCAAGACGCCCTACGATCCGGTGAAGGATTTCGCGCCCATCGGGCAGATCGCGTCCGGCCAGATGCTGGTGCTGACGAACCCGTCGACACCGGCCAAGACCTTTCCGGAGTTCGTCGCCTACCTGAAGAAGGCGGGCGACAACGCGAGCTACAGCTCGCCCGGCCCGGGCTCGACCACCCATTTGTATTCCCTGGTCCTGCAAGACATGCTGGGAACGAAGATGCGCCACATCCCGGCCAACGGCATGGGCGTGGCGGCCATGGACGTCATGCAGAACAGTTCGACCATGCTGATCAGCACGGTCGAGGCGTCGCGCGCCAACGTGGCGTCGGGCAAGCTCAAGCCCATGGCGCAGACCGGCAAGGTGCGTTCGCAGCTGGTGCCCGACGTGCCCACCGTGGCCGAGTCGGGATACCCCGACTACGACCTGTCGATCTGGGTGGGCATGTACGCGCCGGCGGGTACGCCCAAGGCCATCGTGCAGCGCCTGCACGACGAGGTCGGCGCCATCATGGGGGCGCCGCAGATGCGCAAGGAGCTGCTCGAAAAGGGATACGACGTCGTGCTGACTTCGCCCGAGGAATTTGCCGAGCTGAACCGCAAGGAGTTCGCGCGCTGGAAGGACGTGGTCGCGCGCCACGGCCTGCAGGGGGAATAG
- a CDS encoding ATP-binding cassette domain-containing protein has protein sequence MNEAAVVMARDVCKRFPAARGGRETVALDGISLDAPAGALTALVGPDGAGKTTLLRLVAGLMKPEGSLRVLDVDVAADPQAVQNRISYMPQRFGLYEDLSVQENLDLYADLHGVSREQRRGRYARLLEMTDLGRFTARPAGKLSGGMKQKLGLACTLVRSPELLLLDEPTVGVDPLSRRELWQIVQQLVDDERLSVIVSTTYLDEAERCARVFVLHEGRLLAQGRPEDIRRPARGLCFVAAPPPGEPARLLQARLLDDTARIIDAVPQGGEVRVIRREAERGAPAQQPGDVLAWRPVEARLEDGFMVLLRERQPEAGTAAPLPAPRAQAAGGEAIIEVRDLVRKFGDFVAVDRTSFTVKKGEIFGLLGPNGAGKTTTFRMLCGLLPASSGFLRVAGVDLRTAPARARRSVGYVSQRFALYGNLSVMENLTFFGSAYGLHGERLRARIGAVLAQFGLQDQSDAASGRLPGGYKQRLAMAVALLHEPDILFLDEPTSGADALARREFWRRITALAADGTTVVVTTHFMEEAEYCDRIVIQDAGRLLALGTPQQVRRQAGETDARRMNMEETFIGIVERGRKRETAEAAA, from the coding sequence ATGAACGAGGCCGCCGTCGTCATGGCGCGCGACGTGTGCAAGCGTTTTCCCGCCGCGCGCGGGGGGCGCGAAACCGTGGCGCTGGACGGTATCTCGCTGGACGCGCCCGCCGGCGCGCTGACCGCTCTGGTGGGACCGGACGGCGCGGGCAAGACGACCCTGTTGCGCCTGGTGGCCGGCCTGATGAAACCCGAGGGCTCGCTGCGGGTGCTGGACGTCGATGTCGCCGCGGATCCGCAGGCGGTGCAGAACCGCATCAGCTACATGCCCCAGCGATTCGGCCTGTACGAGGACCTGAGCGTGCAGGAGAACCTGGACCTGTACGCGGACCTGCATGGCGTGTCCCGGGAACAACGGCGCGGGCGCTATGCCCGCCTGCTGGAGATGACCGATCTCGGCCGTTTCACCGCCCGCCCCGCGGGCAAGCTGTCGGGCGGCATGAAGCAGAAGCTGGGGCTGGCCTGCACGCTGGTCCGGTCGCCGGAACTCCTGCTGCTGGACGAACCCACGGTGGGCGTGGACCCCCTGTCGCGCCGGGAACTGTGGCAGATCGTCCAGCAACTGGTCGACGACGAGCGCCTGTCCGTGATCGTCAGCACCACCTATCTGGACGAGGCCGAGCGCTGCGCGCGCGTGTTCGTGCTGCACGAAGGCAGGCTGCTGGCGCAGGGCCGGCCCGAGGACATCCGCCGCCCCGCGCGCGGGCTGTGCTTCGTCGCGGCACCGCCGCCGGGCGAGCCGGCCAGGCTGCTGCAGGCGCGCCTGCTCGACGACACGGCTCGCATCATCGATGCCGTGCCCCAGGGCGGCGAGGTACGGGTGATCCGCCGCGAGGCGGAGCGGGGCGCGCCCGCGCAGCAGCCGGGAGACGTCCTGGCCTGGCGGCCGGTCGAGGCTCGGCTGGAAGATGGCTTCATGGTGCTGCTGCGGGAACGCCAGCCGGAGGCGGGCACGGCGGCGCCGTTGCCCGCGCCACGCGCGCAGGCCGCAGGCGGCGAAGCCATCATCGAGGTCCGCGACCTGGTGCGCAAGTTCGGCGATTTCGTCGCCGTGGACCGCACCAGCTTCACGGTGAAGAAGGGGGAGATATTCGGCCTGCTCGGCCCCAATGGCGCGGGCAAGACGACGACCTTCCGCATGCTGTGCGGCCTGCTGCCCGCCAGCAGCGGCTTCCTGCGGGTGGCGGGCGTGGACCTGCGGACCGCGCCGGCGCGGGCGCGGCGCAGCGTGGGCTACGTGTCGCAGCGGTTCGCGCTGTACGGCAACCTGAGCGTGATGGAGAACCTGACCTTCTTCGGCAGCGCCTATGGCCTGCATGGCGAACGGCTGCGCGCGCGCATCGGGGCGGTGCTGGCCCAGTTCGGACTGCAGGACCAATCAGACGCGGCCAGCGGACGCCTGCCCGGTGGCTACAAGCAGCGGCTGGCGATGGCGGTGGCGTTGCTGCACGAACCCGACATCCTGTTCCTGGACGAGCCCACCAGCGGCGCCGACGCGCTGGCGCGGCGCGAGTTCTGGCGCCGGATCACGGCGCTGGCCGCCGACGGCACCACCGTCGTGGTGACGACGCACTTCATGGAAGAGGCGGAGTACTGCGACCGCATCGTCATCCAGGATGCCGGGCGGCTGCTGGCGCTGGGCACGCCACAGCAGGTGCGCAGGCAGGCGGGCGAGACGGACGCACGCCGCATGAACATGGAAGAGACGTTCATCGGCATCGTCGAGCGCGGCCGCAAGCGCGAGACCGCGGAGGCTGCGGCATGA
- a CDS encoding ABC transporter permease: MSASPSGGFWRRLVSLTRKEVRQLLRDRANLMMGIALPIVLILIFGYGLSLDVKNAPVAVVLDDASPVARDVVAGLSTPGYLAPRVVGSEHEAYALMRAREVDAAVLVPADFSRRLAAGDAQVQVLLQGADASRATMIRGYVAGALASWGQKRADRGEAARPATGQVQVVDRMWFNAANTSTWYLVPGLIVLIMTLVGAFLTALVMAREWERGTLESLFVTPVRPVEVLLAKIIPYFCVGMIGLALCLAAAAFLFHVPMYGSLLILLLSAMLYLFVALGIGLVISSVTRNQFLASQVALIASFLPALMLSGFMFDLRNVPTAIRIIGQILPATYFMELIKSLFLAGNNWPLITRNCAILAAYAVVLLGVARLVTRKRLD, translated from the coding sequence ATGAGCGCATCCCCGTCCGGCGGTTTCTGGCGGCGCCTGGTCTCCTTGACCCGCAAGGAGGTACGCCAACTGCTGCGCGACCGCGCCAACCTGATGATGGGCATCGCGCTGCCCATCGTCCTGATCCTGATCTTCGGCTACGGGTTGTCGCTGGACGTGAAGAATGCGCCCGTGGCGGTGGTGCTGGACGATGCCTCGCCGGTCGCGCGCGACGTGGTGGCCGGATTGTCCACCCCGGGTTACCTGGCGCCCCGCGTGGTCGGGTCGGAGCACGAGGCTTACGCGCTGATGCGCGCGCGGGAGGTGGACGCCGCCGTGCTGGTGCCGGCGGACTTCTCGCGGCGGCTGGCCGCCGGCGACGCGCAGGTGCAGGTCCTGCTGCAAGGCGCGGACGCCAGCCGCGCGACGATGATACGCGGCTATGTCGCCGGCGCGCTGGCGTCGTGGGGCCAGAAACGGGCCGACCGGGGCGAAGCCGCGCGGCCGGCCACGGGCCAGGTCCAGGTGGTCGACCGCATGTGGTTCAACGCCGCCAACACCAGCACGTGGTATCTCGTGCCCGGGCTGATCGTGCTGATCATGACGCTGGTGGGCGCCTTCCTGACGGCGCTCGTCATGGCGCGCGAGTGGGAACGGGGCACGCTGGAGTCGCTGTTCGTCACGCCGGTGCGTCCGGTGGAAGTGCTGCTGGCCAAGATCATTCCCTATTTCTGCGTGGGGATGATCGGGCTGGCGCTGTGCCTGGCCGCGGCGGCATTCCTGTTCCACGTGCCCATGTACGGATCGCTGCTGATCCTGCTGCTGAGCGCCATGCTTTATCTGTTCGTCGCGCTGGGCATCGGCCTGGTGATCTCGTCGGTGACCCGGAACCAGTTCCTGGCCAGCCAGGTGGCCCTGATCGCGAGTTTCCTGCCGGCCCTGATGCTGTCCGGCTTCATGTTCGATCTGCGCAACGTGCCGACGGCCATCCGGATCATCGGGCAAATCCTGCCCGCCACCTATTTCATGGAACTGATCAAGTCGCTGTTCCTGGCCGGCAACAACTGGCCGCTGATCACCAGGAACTGCGCCATCCTGGCGGCCTACGCCGTGGTGCTGCTGGGCGTGGCGCGGCTGGTCACGCGCAAGAGGCTGGACTGA
- a CDS encoding amidohydrolase family protein gives MIIDCHGHYTTSPAAHNQWRDQQKANFKAGDDIDPAYPDISDDQIRETIEQNQLRLLRERGADMTIFSPRASAMEPHVGNENVSQVWARRSNDLIKRVVDLYPETFIGVCQLPQSPGVSIASSIAELERCVTELGFVGCNLNPDPSGGSFSAPPLTDRSWYPFFEKMVELDVPAMIHVSGSCNCAMHATGAYYLAADTIAFMQFIEGDLFRDFPTLRFIIPHGGGAVPYHWGRYRGLADMLKRPPLAEHVMKNVYFDTCVYHQPGIDLMFEVIDVDNILFGSEMVGAVRGIDPQTGHYFDDTKRYIDALDIPAEDKRKVFELNARRVYPRLDAQLKARGL, from the coding sequence ATGATCATCGATTGCCACGGTCACTACACGACCTCGCCTGCCGCCCACAATCAATGGCGCGACCAGCAGAAGGCCAACTTCAAGGCCGGCGACGACATCGACCCGGCCTATCCCGATATCTCCGACGACCAGATCCGCGAGACCATCGAGCAGAACCAGCTGCGCCTCCTGCGTGAACGCGGCGCCGACATGACCATCTTCTCGCCCCGCGCCTCCGCCATGGAGCCCCACGTCGGCAACGAGAACGTCAGCCAGGTCTGGGCCCGCCGCTCGAACGACCTGATCAAGCGCGTCGTCGACCTGTACCCCGAGACCTTCATCGGCGTCTGCCAACTGCCGCAGTCGCCCGGCGTGTCCATCGCCAGCTCCATCGCCGAGCTCGAGCGCTGCGTCACCGAACTGGGCTTCGTCGGCTGCAACCTCAACCCCGATCCCTCGGGCGGCAGCTTCAGCGCCCCGCCGCTGACCGACCGCTCGTGGTATCCCTTCTTCGAGAAGATGGTCGAGTTGGACGTGCCGGCCATGATCCACGTCTCGGGCTCGTGCAACTGCGCGATGCACGCCACCGGCGCCTACTACCTGGCCGCCGACACCATCGCCTTCATGCAGTTCATCGAAGGCGACCTGTTCCGCGACTTCCCGACACTGCGCTTCATCATTCCCCATGGCGGCGGCGCCGTGCCCTACCACTGGGGCCGCTACCGCGGGCTGGCCGACATGCTCAAGCGCCCGCCGCTGGCCGAGCACGTGATGAAGAACGTCTACTTCGACACCTGCGTCTACCACCAGCCCGGCATCGACCTGATGTTCGAGGTCATCGACGTCGACAACATCCTGTTCGGCTCGGAAATGGTGGGCGCGGTGCGCGGCATCGATCCCCAGACCGGACACTATTTCGACGACACCAAGCGCTACATCGACGCGCTGGACATCCCGGCCGAGGACAAGCGCAAGGTGTTCGAGCTGAACGCGCGACGCGTCTATCCGCGCCTGGATGCGCAACTGAAGGCACGGGGACTGTAA